In the genome of Nocardioides marmoribigeumensis, one region contains:
- a CDS encoding CpaF family protein, with translation MCRPDPRWCQPRGGRLSRPHYYRFPTPGRTQAGKTTMLNTLAAAIPGGQRVVSTEEVFELDFRHPDWVALQTRQSGLEGTGEIRLRDLVKESLRMRPSRLIVGEVRAEECLDLLLALNAGLPGMASLHANSAREALVKMCTLPLLAGENISARFVVPTVASSVDLVVHLGLDPDGVRRVHEVVAVPGRVEGDVIETEPVFVRRDDTLVRANGTPPRPERFARAGIDLTRILGGR, from the coding sequence GTGTGCCGTCCAGACCCCCGGTGGTGCCAGCCACGCGGGGGTCGCCTGTCTCGCCCCCATTATTACCGCTTTCCGACCCCGGGGCGCACCCAGGCGGGCAAGACCACCATGCTCAACACCCTCGCGGCCGCCATCCCCGGCGGGCAGCGGGTGGTCAGCACCGAGGAGGTGTTCGAGCTCGACTTCCGGCACCCCGACTGGGTCGCCCTCCAGACGCGGCAGAGCGGGCTCGAGGGCACCGGCGAGATCCGGCTGCGCGACCTGGTCAAGGAGAGCCTGCGCATGCGGCCCAGCCGCCTCATCGTCGGGGAGGTGCGCGCCGAGGAGTGCCTCGACCTGCTGCTCGCCCTCAACGCCGGGTTGCCCGGCATGGCGTCGCTGCACGCCAACAGTGCCCGCGAGGCGCTGGTCAAGATGTGCACGCTGCCGCTGCTCGCGGGGGAGAACATCTCGGCGCGCTTCGTCGTCCCGACCGTGGCCTCGTCGGTGGACCTGGTGGTCCACCTCGGGCTGGACCCCGACGGCGTACGACGCGTGCACGAGGTGGTGGCCGTCCCCGGCCGGGTGGAGGGTGACGTGATCGAGACCGAGCCCGTCTTCGTGCGTCGCGACGACACTCTGGTGCGCGCCAACGGCACGCCTCCGCGGCCCGAGCGCTTCGCGCGCGCCGGCATCGACCTCACCCGCATCCTCGGGGGCCGGTGA
- a CDS encoding DUF4145 domain-containing protein, giving the protein MASTNCGHCGRLAYMEPVSHLHASPAIGGGVFADAVYKCPNCKRLNMATERTTFYSAGMYPSDTADNHQWSSPRWFPRHLEVIEFEDVPTHIGEAASEATLCLAVGAYRAAGALARAVIEATAKDKKAEGRNLEKRIDALRDGDHIRKHTQEQAHEIRHFGNDMAHGDFVEPVTKEEAEEVVELMAEVLDEVYQSPARLEKRKAARVAKKAKPPAP; this is encoded by the coding sequence ATGGCAAGCACGAACTGCGGGCACTGCGGCCGCCTGGCGTACATGGAGCCGGTCTCCCACCTCCACGCGTCACCGGCGATCGGTGGTGGAGTCTTCGCAGACGCCGTGTACAAGTGCCCGAACTGCAAGCGGCTCAACATGGCGACCGAACGGACCACCTTCTACAGCGCGGGCATGTACCCGTCGGACACCGCGGACAACCACCAGTGGTCATCCCCCAGATGGTTCCCGCGTCACCTCGAGGTCATCGAGTTCGAGGATGTGCCGACCCACATCGGCGAGGCCGCCAGCGAAGCGACTCTGTGCCTCGCCGTCGGGGCCTACCGGGCCGCAGGCGCCCTCGCTCGCGCGGTCATCGAGGCGACCGCCAAGGACAAGAAGGCCGAGGGGCGCAACCTGGAGAAGCGGATCGACGCGCTCCGCGACGGCGACCACATCCGGAAGCACACGCAAGAGCAGGCGCACGAGATCCGGCACTTCGGCAACGACATGGCCCACGGGGACTTCGTCGAACCGGTCACGAAGGAGGAGGCCGAGGAGGTCGTCGAACTCATGGCCGAGGTCCTGGACGAGGTGTACCAGTCCCCGGCCCGGCTGGAGAAGCGCAAGGCGGCCCGCGTTGCTAAGAAGGCGAAGCCTCCGGCGCCCTAG
- a CDS encoding type II secretion system F family protein: MGAFVGLLLGVGLLLVWSAFSTPAPERSARPASALREQLDRAGLAGTSPRTVVAASAALFLVAFLTVLVISRTVPVAFVFAAMGAYAPLAWVAARGRSRQQELAEVWPDAVDNLASAVRAGLSLPDALAGLGDRGPEPLREAFQVFARDYQASGRLGDCLDALKVRLADPVGDRVVEGLRVAREVGGGDLGRLLRNLSAHLRDDSRTRSELVARQSWAVNGARLAVAAPWLVLLLMSFQPDVIARYSSPGGVVVLVLGASLCLFAYRAMLRIGRLPTEKRVLS; this comes from the coding sequence ATGGGGGCGTTCGTCGGGCTGCTGCTGGGCGTCGGCCTCCTGCTGGTGTGGAGCGCGTTCTCCACGCCGGCGCCGGAGCGGTCCGCCCGTCCCGCGTCCGCACTGAGGGAGCAGCTCGACCGGGCCGGCCTGGCCGGCACGTCACCGCGCACCGTCGTGGCCGCGAGTGCGGCCCTCTTCCTCGTGGCGTTCCTGACGGTGCTCGTGATCTCCAGGACCGTGCCGGTGGCGTTCGTCTTCGCGGCGATGGGCGCCTACGCCCCTCTTGCCTGGGTGGCCGCACGGGGCCGCTCGCGGCAGCAGGAGCTGGCCGAGGTGTGGCCCGACGCGGTGGACAACCTCGCCAGCGCCGTCCGAGCCGGTCTCTCGCTGCCGGACGCCCTCGCCGGCCTCGGTGACCGCGGTCCCGAGCCACTGCGCGAGGCCTTCCAGGTGTTCGCCCGTGACTACCAGGCCTCGGGCCGGCTCGGCGACTGCCTCGACGCGCTCAAGGTGCGGCTGGCCGACCCGGTCGGCGACCGGGTGGTCGAGGGACTCCGGGTGGCCCGCGAGGTCGGCGGCGGCGACCTGGGCCGTCTCCTGCGCAACCTGTCGGCCCACCTCCGCGACGACTCTCGGACCCGCTCCGAGCTCGTGGCGCGGCAGAGCTGGGCGGTCAACGGCGCGCGGCTGGCGGTGGCGGCGCCCTGGCTCGTCCTGCTCCTCATGTCCTTCCAGCCCGACGTGATCGCGCGCTACTCCTCGCCCGGCGGCGTCGTGGTGCTCGTCCTCGGTGCGTCGCTGTGCCTGTTCGCCTACCGCGCCATGCTCCGGATCGGTCGCCTGCCCACCGAGAAGCGGGTGCTGTCGTGA
- a CDS encoding type II secretion system F family protein, which translates to MSWSVTGGLAGLGLSLGALLVVAHVQARRRPDFAGRVLRHLTDLPELGGGRVPAGASAGRRLLGLLAAGIGDVLGGATSVRRRLERADLDLSVAEFRVQQAIWGLVALCGFGALTVLVALRSPSRVVPMVVLTLVAGALGVLLRENRLTAQVRAHEGEVLAELPALAELLALAVAAGEGPVAALDRVVGRSRGALSRELARVLAAMRTGTPVSTAFDDYAARTGLPVVARFASGLAVAVERGTPLAEVLHAQAADVREAQRRALIESGGRREIAMMVPVVFLVLPTTVMFAFWPGLVGLRLVTP; encoded by the coding sequence GTGAGCTGGTCGGTCACCGGAGGGCTCGCGGGGCTGGGGCTCTCGCTCGGAGCGCTGCTGGTCGTCGCGCACGTCCAGGCCAGGCGCCGGCCCGACTTCGCCGGCCGAGTGCTGCGCCACCTCACCGACCTGCCCGAGCTCGGCGGCGGACGGGTGCCGGCGGGCGCATCCGCCGGGCGCCGGCTCCTCGGGCTGCTGGCCGCCGGGATCGGCGACGTCCTCGGTGGGGCCACCTCGGTGCGCCGCCGCCTCGAGCGTGCCGACCTCGACCTCTCCGTCGCCGAGTTCCGCGTGCAGCAGGCGATCTGGGGCCTGGTCGCGCTGTGCGGGTTCGGGGCGCTGACCGTGCTGGTTGCCCTCCGCAGCCCCTCCAGGGTCGTGCCCATGGTGGTCCTGACCCTGGTCGCCGGCGCGCTCGGCGTGCTGCTGCGCGAGAACCGCCTCACCGCGCAGGTGCGCGCCCACGAGGGCGAGGTGCTGGCCGAGCTGCCCGCCCTGGCCGAGCTGCTCGCCCTCGCGGTCGCTGCCGGCGAGGGCCCGGTGGCCGCTCTCGACCGCGTGGTCGGGCGCAGTCGCGGTGCCCTGTCGCGTGAGCTCGCGCGGGTCCTCGCCGCGATGCGGACCGGCACGCCGGTCTCCACGGCCTTCGACGACTACGCCGCCCGCACCGGTCTGCCGGTGGTGGCCCGGTTCGCCAGCGGGCTCGCCGTCGCCGTCGAGCGCGGCACCCCACTGGCCGAGGTCCTGCACGCCCAGGCGGCCGACGTACGCGAGGCGCAGCGGCGGGCCCTCATCGAGTCGGGTGGTCGTCGCGAGATCGCGATGATGGTGCCAGTCGTCTTTCTTGTCCTTCCGACAACAGTCATGTTCGCGTTCTGGCCCGGCCTCGTCGGGCTCCGTCTGGTCACACCCTGA
- a CDS encoding pilus assembly protein TadG-related protein, with amino-acid sequence MRPGRDERGQTALLIVGFFLVAVLLVVVVVDASAAYLRRQELDALADGAALAAADGLQGAQVYEQGLGERAAIDQGLARALVADYLDRLGARRDHPGLVPEVTVRADSVDVVVRAPLELPLVPPGWTSGSRVTGRASAFVAVSD; translated from the coding sequence GTGAGACCCGGGAGGGACGAACGTGGCCAGACCGCGCTGCTGATCGTGGGGTTCTTCCTCGTGGCCGTGCTGCTCGTCGTCGTGGTGGTCGACGCGTCGGCGGCCTACCTCCGGCGGCAGGAGCTCGACGCCCTGGCCGACGGCGCCGCCCTCGCCGCGGCCGACGGGCTCCAGGGAGCGCAGGTCTACGAGCAGGGGCTGGGGGAGCGGGCCGCGATCGACCAGGGGCTGGCCCGTGCGCTGGTCGCGGACTACCTCGACCGCCTGGGCGCGCGACGCGACCATCCCGGCCTGGTGCCGGAGGTGACCGTGCGCGCGGACTCCGTCGACGTCGTCGTACGCGCGCCGCTCGAGCTGCCGCTCGTGCCGCCCGGCTGGACGTCGGGCAGCCGGGTCACCGGGCGCGCCTCGGCCTTCGTCGCGGTCAGCGACTGA
- a CDS encoding recombinase family protein, whose protein sequence is MPAIVGYRRVSTADQRLDRQILGGCDRMYEDTASGKDRDRPGLAACLAYVREGDTLRCHSADRLARSLADLIATVDDLTARGVRVEFIKEGLTFERDSADPYARCLFQVMGAFAELERNMIRARQAEGIALARQRGAYVGRMPALSPEEVRTARQRHADGVTLARLVRDYGVAKSTMQAALAGTGVYAAVAS, encoded by the coding sequence ATGCCAGCCATCGTCGGCTACCGCCGCGTGAGCACCGCAGACCAGCGCCTCGACCGGCAGATCCTGGGCGGCTGCGACCGGATGTACGAGGACACGGCCAGCGGCAAGGACCGCGACCGGCCGGGGCTCGCCGCCTGCCTGGCCTACGTCCGCGAGGGGGACACCCTGCGCTGCCACAGCGCCGACCGCCTCGCCCGGAGCCTGGCCGACCTGATCGCCACCGTGGACGACCTGACCGCCCGCGGCGTGCGCGTCGAGTTCATCAAGGAGGGCCTGACCTTCGAGCGCGACTCCGCGGACCCCTACGCCCGCTGCCTGTTCCAGGTCATGGGCGCGTTCGCCGAGTTGGAGCGCAACATGATCCGCGCCCGGCAGGCCGAGGGGATCGCCCTCGCCCGGCAGCGCGGCGCGTACGTCGGCCGGATGCCCGCGCTGTCCCCGGAGGAGGTCAGGACGGCCCGGCAGCGGCACGCCGACGGCGTCACGCTGGCCCGGCTCGTGCGGGACTACGGCGTCGCCAAGAGCACGATGCAGGCGGCGCTCGCGGGCACCGGCGTGTACGCCGCGGTGGCGTCGTGA
- a CDS encoding recombinase family protein, translated as MTESSQRRAALYLRQSVTRKGDKDTVSLAVQEDRCRKWAESQGMSVVGVWSDPDTSGSKVDPAERPGWRALAEADFDCVVVYRIDRLSRNFNAFWATVRALQDQGRSLASVNEGFSLDSPVGKIVASVLAAVAEMTADDISARVADSRQKVLADGRAPGGTVCYGYRRVRAADGIGYVYVQDAETIGWVKGMVERVRRGDSIHSVRMWLNEAGATPPRLARALRHNADLPDGREPVETEGLPTTWESWSSVERILRHPFLYGAVPSNPGNVGSKRRGEGVMTDAVGRVVIHEHLAVMSRGDWTAMVAGLDAADKPQNRPRAARKQTSGLLSGLVVCACEGLDGGQRMWRNFINGRPGYNCPKCRMSISNFEDVVVEEFLRGWGDTARMHRVETADAGGAEDAADLALDIRALQAQQLDADDAEYDSLATQIKALRRQREAALARRPVLRWEWVATGQTYREAWEAAEGDEAAQRRVLDDVLSRVTVLKGRPGRRTREQVRARLLFDWKPDESWVAEPA; from the coding sequence ATGACCGAGAGTAGCCAGCGCCGGGCGGCGCTGTACCTGCGGCAGAGCGTGACGCGGAAGGGCGACAAGGACACGGTGTCCCTCGCCGTGCAGGAGGACCGGTGCCGCAAGTGGGCCGAGTCCCAGGGCATGAGCGTGGTCGGCGTGTGGTCCGACCCGGACACCAGCGGGTCGAAGGTCGACCCCGCGGAGCGACCCGGGTGGCGCGCCCTCGCGGAAGCCGACTTCGACTGCGTGGTCGTCTACAGGATCGACCGGCTGTCGCGGAACTTCAACGCGTTCTGGGCGACGGTCCGCGCGCTCCAGGACCAGGGCCGGTCGCTCGCGAGCGTCAACGAGGGCTTCTCGCTCGACTCCCCCGTCGGCAAGATCGTCGCCTCCGTGCTCGCGGCCGTCGCCGAGATGACCGCCGACGACATCTCGGCGCGCGTGGCCGACTCGCGCCAGAAGGTCCTGGCCGACGGGCGGGCGCCGGGCGGCACGGTCTGCTACGGCTACCGCCGCGTGCGGGCCGCGGACGGCATCGGCTACGTGTACGTGCAGGACGCCGAGACGATCGGCTGGGTGAAGGGCATGGTCGAGCGCGTGCGCCGGGGCGACTCGATCCACAGCGTCCGCATGTGGCTCAACGAGGCCGGGGCCACCCCGCCCCGCCTGGCCCGCGCGCTCCGACACAACGCCGACCTGCCGGACGGCAGGGAGCCGGTCGAGACCGAGGGGCTGCCGACGACGTGGGAGTCGTGGTCCTCCGTCGAGCGCATCCTCCGGCACCCGTTCCTGTACGGGGCGGTCCCGTCCAACCCCGGCAACGTCGGCAGCAAGCGCCGGGGCGAGGGCGTCATGACCGACGCCGTCGGGCGCGTGGTGATTCACGAGCACCTGGCCGTCATGTCGCGCGGCGACTGGACCGCGATGGTCGCCGGGCTCGACGCCGCAGACAAGCCGCAGAACCGGCCGCGGGCGGCGCGCAAGCAGACCAGCGGGCTGCTCAGCGGCCTCGTGGTCTGCGCGTGCGAGGGCCTCGACGGCGGCCAGCGCATGTGGCGGAACTTCATCAACGGCAGGCCGGGCTACAACTGCCCGAAGTGCCGCATGTCCATCAGCAACTTCGAGGACGTCGTGGTCGAGGAGTTCCTGCGGGGGTGGGGCGACACCGCGCGCATGCACCGGGTCGAGACGGCCGACGCGGGCGGCGCCGAGGACGCCGCCGACCTGGCCCTCGACATCCGCGCGCTGCAGGCCCAGCAACTCGACGCCGACGACGCCGAGTACGACTCGCTCGCGACCCAAATCAAGGCCCTGCGTCGGCAGCGGGAGGCGGCGCTCGCCAGGCGTCCAGTGCTCCGGTGGGAGTGGGTCGCGACCGGCCAGACCTACCGCGAGGCGTGGGAGGCAGCCGAAGGCGACGAGGCGGCGCAGCGCCGCGTGCTCGACGACGTGCTCTCCCGGGTCACCGTGCTCAAGGGCAGGCCCGGGCGCCGCACGCGGGAACAGGTGCGGGCGCGCCTACTGTTCGACTGGAAGCCGGACGAGTCCTGGGTGGCCGAACCAGCGTGA
- a CDS encoding TadE family protein codes for MIPPAPGRRDQQGAAVVDFVLVLVVLVPLFLGILQVGLVLHVRNTLTSAASEGARYAARVDRGLEDGRARAREQVADALTGDLAAAVTARATTVQGQPGVEVEVSADVPALGVWGPALHLDVTGHAVKETLP; via the coding sequence GTGATCCCGCCCGCACCGGGCCGTCGCGACCAGCAGGGAGCGGCGGTCGTCGACTTCGTGCTGGTCCTGGTCGTCCTGGTGCCGCTCTTCCTCGGCATCCTGCAGGTCGGCCTCGTGCTCCACGTGCGCAACACCCTCACCTCCGCCGCGTCCGAGGGGGCGAGGTACGCCGCCCGCGTCGACCGCGGCCTCGAGGACGGACGAGCACGTGCCCGCGAGCAGGTCGCCGACGCCCTGACCGGCGACCTCGCGGCCGCGGTCACCGCCCGTGCCACCACCGTCCAGGGCCAGCCGGGTGTCGAGGTCGAGGTCTCCGCCGACGTGCCCGCCCTCGGAGTCTGGGGCCCCGCCCTGCACCTCGACGTCACCGGCCACGCCGTGAAGGAGACGCTGCCGTGA
- a CDS encoding bifunctional DNA primase/polymerase, with protein MTLFPDPAGPYEAAAEAYRDAGMAPISLPCKAKSPPVAGHTGSKHRGVYAETDADLRFHAQMRRKGNVGVRLPEDVVGIDVDVRHAGDTTVAMLAAALGPLPPTLHSTSRDDGSRIAFYRVPTGLRWRDVGEGVETVWWGSRYAVAWPSVHPDTGAVYHWHTADDERLDGVPSEGWALAAALPAAWVDALTSDVEESDGPVDLAVLRPDVARARVRGTLDWLREAKDGERNKRIYDAGVLLGGFWARLPDDVTEEDDLTHEALQEAARKAFADLGVAPDEPKANDTLQRGWEAGLRAPAADNDWDGDVGSPADDFAPEPGERPRKRMSVDVANDSDALQWCKRAVGTGDLAGMFLRGDELVYTARVGEAGYVPPAGKKEQEDGTVRYDEDGPAQVRRLSARTLAAYVDHHTRVYKSTQKAGPVPAIFPEVIAGRALSAPELLGGARRLNGVTTVPLVLHDGSVLSEPGYHRGSGLLYLPTRETPAVPGRLTRADAEAALATLLDVVADFPFVSEHDRANWLAALLTPVMKVLVPPPYPLVAIGAPSAGSGKSLLAWVLREVVGGVFRSEMARDGQELRKQITTILDKTVGAFAQFDNVRGTLRSSALEGLLTSDVWSDRLLGENTEVTAPNDRVWVLTGNNLSLGGDLRRRTVWSWIDAKMERPEERTAFRHTNLKAHVREHRGDLLAAMVTVVAAWVQAGRPSAGGGGRSDDFAEWQQATRGVLAFGGFTGVVNHADTVRRSNLSDEDEAGTLFEALFRRWGSRPWTPRETSDAVEIEDGIVEDDLPGRLAEKVGRPGFSKSLGWWLSDHEGQVHRGVTLHRSGTKKWRLDHDLL; from the coding sequence ATGACGCTGTTCCCCGACCCGGCCGGGCCGTACGAGGCCGCCGCCGAGGCGTACCGCGACGCTGGCATGGCGCCGATCTCCCTTCCCTGCAAGGCGAAGTCGCCGCCGGTCGCCGGCCACACCGGCAGCAAGCACCGCGGCGTGTACGCGGAGACCGACGCCGACCTCCGCTTCCACGCCCAGATGCGCCGAAAGGGCAACGTCGGGGTCCGGCTGCCCGAGGACGTGGTCGGCATCGACGTCGACGTCCGCCACGCGGGCGACACGACGGTCGCCATGCTGGCGGCCGCCCTCGGGCCGCTGCCGCCGACGCTGCACTCAACGTCGCGCGACGACGGGTCGCGGATCGCGTTCTACCGCGTGCCCACCGGCCTGCGGTGGCGCGACGTGGGCGAGGGCGTAGAGACGGTGTGGTGGGGCTCGCGGTACGCCGTGGCGTGGCCGAGCGTCCACCCCGACACCGGCGCGGTCTACCACTGGCACACGGCCGACGACGAGCGGCTCGACGGGGTCCCCAGCGAGGGCTGGGCGCTCGCCGCCGCCCTCCCCGCGGCGTGGGTCGACGCGCTGACCTCCGACGTCGAGGAGAGCGACGGCCCGGTCGACCTGGCGGTCCTCCGACCGGACGTCGCGCGAGCGCGGGTGCGGGGCACGCTGGACTGGCTCCGTGAGGCGAAGGACGGCGAGCGCAACAAGCGGATCTACGACGCGGGCGTGCTGCTCGGCGGGTTCTGGGCACGGCTGCCCGACGACGTCACCGAGGAGGACGACCTCACCCACGAGGCGCTGCAGGAGGCGGCACGCAAGGCGTTCGCGGACCTCGGCGTCGCCCCCGACGAGCCGAAGGCGAACGACACGCTGCAGCGCGGGTGGGAGGCGGGGCTGCGGGCACCGGCTGCCGACAACGACTGGGACGGCGACGTCGGGAGCCCGGCCGACGACTTCGCCCCGGAGCCGGGCGAGCGGCCCCGCAAGCGCATGTCGGTGGACGTAGCCAACGACAGCGACGCGCTGCAGTGGTGCAAGCGGGCCGTCGGCACCGGCGACCTGGCCGGGATGTTCCTCCGCGGCGACGAACTGGTCTACACGGCCAGGGTCGGGGAGGCCGGGTACGTGCCGCCCGCCGGCAAGAAGGAGCAGGAGGACGGGACGGTCCGGTACGACGAGGACGGCCCCGCCCAGGTCCGGCGCCTGTCCGCGCGCACGCTCGCGGCGTACGTCGACCACCACACCCGCGTCTACAAGTCCACGCAGAAGGCCGGGCCGGTGCCCGCGATCTTCCCCGAGGTCATCGCGGGCCGGGCGCTCTCCGCCCCGGAGTTGCTCGGCGGCGCGCGGCGGCTCAACGGCGTGACCACCGTGCCGCTGGTGCTCCACGACGGGTCGGTGCTCTCCGAGCCCGGCTACCACCGCGGCAGCGGGCTGCTCTACCTGCCGACGCGGGAGACGCCGGCGGTGCCGGGCCGGCTGACGCGGGCCGACGCGGAGGCCGCGCTGGCCACCCTGCTCGACGTCGTCGCGGACTTCCCCTTCGTGAGCGAGCACGACCGGGCCAACTGGCTCGCCGCGCTCCTCACGCCGGTCATGAAGGTGCTCGTGCCGCCGCCCTACCCGCTGGTCGCGATCGGCGCCCCGTCGGCGGGCTCGGGCAAGTCGCTGCTCGCGTGGGTCCTGCGCGAGGTCGTGGGCGGGGTCTTCCGGTCCGAGATGGCCCGCGACGGGCAGGAACTCCGCAAGCAGATCACGACCATCCTCGACAAGACGGTGGGGGCGTTCGCGCAGTTCGACAACGTGCGCGGCACCCTGCGGTCGTCCGCGCTGGAGGGCCTCCTCACGTCCGACGTCTGGTCCGACCGGCTGCTCGGCGAGAACACGGAGGTCACCGCCCCGAACGACCGGGTGTGGGTGCTCACCGGCAACAACCTGTCCCTCGGCGGCGACCTGCGGCGCCGGACGGTGTGGTCGTGGATCGACGCCAAGATGGAGCGCCCGGAGGAGCGGACGGCGTTCCGGCACACCAACCTCAAGGCCCACGTCCGCGAGCACCGGGGCGACCTGCTCGCCGCGATGGTCACGGTGGTCGCGGCCTGGGTCCAGGCCGGTCGGCCCAGCGCCGGCGGCGGGGGGCGGTCCGACGACTTCGCCGAGTGGCAGCAGGCGACCCGCGGCGTGCTCGCGTTCGGCGGCTTCACCGGGGTCGTCAACCACGCCGACACGGTGCGGCGGTCCAACCTCTCCGACGAGGACGAGGCGGGGACCCTGTTCGAGGCGCTGTTCCGGCGCTGGGGGTCCCGGCCGTGGACCCCCCGCGAGACCAGCGACGCCGTCGAGATCGAGGACGGGATCGTCGAGGACGACCTCCCGGGCAGGCTCGCCGAGAAGGTCGGGCGGCCGGGGTTCAGCAAGTCGCTCGGGTGGTGGCTGTCGGACCACGAGGGCCAGGTCCACCGCGGCGTGACGCTGCACCGCTCCGGCACGAAGAAGTGGCGGCTCGACCACGACCTGCTCTGA